One genomic segment of Nitrospinota bacterium includes these proteins:
- the yidD gene encoding membrane protein insertion efficiency factor YidD yields MLLKNLLVFLIKIYQKVLSPLKLPSCRFYPSCSSYAIRAINKHGTVKGFLLTMFRIMKCNPLHPGGVDFP; encoded by the coding sequence ATGTTATTAAAAAACCTTCTGGTTTTTCTAATCAAAATCTATCAAAAAGTCTTATCCCCGCTTAAACTTCCATCATGCAGGTTCTATCCCAGCTGTTCTAGTTATGCAATTAGAGCAATAAATAAACATGGGACGGTGAAAGGCTTTTTATTAACAATGTTTCGTATTATGAAATGTAATCCCCTCCATCCAGGCGGGGTTGACTTTCCATAA